The following proteins come from a genomic window of Helicobacter sp. MIT 99-5507:
- a CDS encoding HP0268 family nuclease: protein MNLKLARMNLNDKPKTITLEEIEKQVKEKGNTTFYLDRENSLKDLEKICAHFEKSAKSTHFHELRFGLDKDCILYELHIIDY, encoded by the coding sequence ATGAATTTAAAACTAGCTAGAATGAATCTAAATGACAAGCCAAAAACAATAACACTAGAAGAAATAGAAAAACAAGTAAAAGAAAAAGGAAACACCACATTCTACCTTGATAGAGAAAATTCATTAAAAGATTTAGAAAAAATATGTGCTCATTTTGAAAAAAGTGCAAAATCAACTCATTTTCACGAGCTAAGATTTGGACTTGATAAAGATTGCATTCTTTATGAATTACACATTATAGATTATTAA
- the miaB gene encoding tRNA (N6-isopentenyl adenosine(37)-C2)-methylthiotransferase MiaB, producing the protein MTKKLFIKTFGCAMNTRDSDHIIAELKEKENYNITQDAREADLIILNTCSVREKPEKKLFSEIGSYAAIKKRDAKIGICGCTASALGEEIIKKAPSVNFVLGARNVSKISSIIHKEKAVEIEINHDESNYEFCNNIESNIRALINISIGCDKKCSYCIVPFTRGKEISIPLNLILKETRARVENGAKEIILLGQNVNNYGARFSIPHEKINFTKLLQEISKIDGVERIKFVSPHPLHMDDEFIEEFASNKKISKYIHMPMQSGSNTVLKDMKRGYTREWFLNRVNKIKSLCPDVGIGTDIIVAFPSEKEEDFYDTLDMVKNIEFDTMYSFIYSPRKDTTAFNMKEIDSSVAAMRLEILQNLHKQILNKKAKNEINKIHKVMIENINDKGSEGRSDNGRLIKINDTNIAIGNFYDVIITNNENGSLFGKII; encoded by the coding sequence TTGACTAAAAAATTATTTATAAAAACATTTGGCTGTGCTATGAATACGCGTGATAGTGATCATATTATCGCTGAATTGAAAGAAAAAGAAAACTACAATATAACACAAGATGCAAGAGAAGCTGATTTGATTATACTAAATACTTGCAGTGTTCGAGAAAAACCAGAAAAAAAGCTATTTAGTGAAATTGGAAGTTATGCTGCCATAAAAAAAAGAGATGCAAAAATTGGAATCTGTGGTTGCACCGCAAGTGCTCTTGGTGAAGAAATAATCAAAAAAGCTCCAAGTGTTAATTTTGTATTAGGTGCAAGAAATGTATCAAAAATATCAAGCATTATCCACAAAGAAAAAGCTGTAGAAATCGAGATAAATCATGATGAATCAAATTATGAATTTTGCAACAATATAGAATCTAATATAAGAGCCTTGATAAATATTTCTATTGGCTGTGATAAAAAGTGTTCTTATTGTATAGTGCCATTTACAAGAGGAAAAGAAATTTCTATCCCGCTTAATCTTATCTTAAAAGAAACAAGAGCAAGAGTAGAAAATGGTGCAAAAGAAATAATCTTGCTTGGACAAAATGTAAATAATTATGGCGCTAGATTCTCAATTCCACATGAAAAAATAAACTTTACAAAATTATTGCAGGAAATAAGCAAAATTGATGGGGTTGAACGAATCAAATTCGTATCACCGCATCCATTGCATATGGATGATGAATTTATAGAAGAGTTTGCAAGTAATAAAAAAATATCAAAATATATACATATGCCTATGCAAAGTGGCTCAAATACTGTTTTAAAAGATATGAAAAGAGGATATACAAGAGAGTGGTTTTTAAATAGAGTAAATAAGATAAAATCTCTCTGTCCTGATGTAGGTATAGGCACAGATATAATAGTGGCATTTCCAAGTGAAAAAGAAGAAGATTTCTATGATACATTAGATATGGTAAAAAATATAGAATTTGATACTATGTATAGTTTTATTTATTCTCCAAGAAAAGATACAACAGCATTTAATATGAAAGAGATAGATTCTAGTGTTGCTGCTATGAGATTAGAAATATTGCAGAATCTTCACAAGCAAATCTTAAATAAAAAAGCAAAAAATGAAATAAATAAAATCCATAAAGTTATGATTGAAAATATTAATGATAAAGGAAGTGAAGGTAGAAGCGATAATGGTAGGCTAATAAAAATAAATGATACCAATATTGCTATTGGCAATTTCTATGATGTAATCATCACAAATAATGAAAATGGAAGCCTATTTGGCAAAATAATTTAA